Proteins from a genomic interval of Hydrogenophaga sp. PAMC20947:
- a CDS encoding amino acid ABC transporter permease: protein MTYTFQFSDVLAAWPLLLKGTWITVQLSLMATVLGLLVAIFCAWGKTSGPKLLRWVIQAYIELIRNTPFLVQLFFFFFALPAIGLRWSPYTAALTAMVVNLGAYATEIIRAGIESIPKGQVEAGLALSLKPHQVFRLIILKPALRAIFPALSSQFILLMLSSAVVSVISADDLTSVAANLQSQTFRSFEIYIVVTLIYLTLALLFSGLFRLIQRRALSYPDRR from the coding sequence GTGACTTACACCTTCCAGTTTTCGGACGTCCTGGCCGCGTGGCCCCTGTTGCTCAAGGGCACGTGGATCACGGTGCAGCTCTCGCTGATGGCGACTGTGCTGGGTTTGCTGGTGGCCATCTTCTGTGCCTGGGGCAAGACGTCGGGTCCCAAGTTGTTGCGTTGGGTCATCCAGGCCTATATCGAGCTGATCCGCAACACGCCCTTCCTTGTGCAGCTGTTCTTTTTCTTTTTTGCCTTGCCGGCGATCGGTCTGCGCTGGTCCCCCTACACCGCAGCGCTGACGGCCATGGTGGTGAACCTGGGGGCCTACGCCACCGAAATCATCCGCGCGGGCATCGAGTCCATTCCCAAAGGGCAGGTCGAAGCCGGCCTGGCCTTGAGTCTCAAACCCCATCAGGTCTTCCGTCTGATCATCCTGAAGCCCGCGCTGCGTGCGATTTTTCCGGCCCTGAGCAGCCAGTTCATCTTGTTGATGCTCAGCTCCGCCGTGGTGTCCGTCATCTCGGCCGACGACCTGACTTCGGTGGCGGCCAACCTGCAGTCCCAGACCTTCCGCAGTTTTGAAATTTACATTGTGGTCACGCTGATCTACCTCACGCTGGCCTTGTTGTTCTCAGGCCTTTTCCGTCTCATTCAGCGCAGGGCCCTGTCGTACCCCGACCGCCGCTGA
- a CDS encoding transporter substrate-binding domain-containing protein, with the protein MTRLNRRHLIATTAAIACSTLLAAWAPAASAQTVDEIKKKGSITVGLLVDFPPYGTVDASNKPDGYDADVARLLAKDLGVTLNLVPVTGPNRIPFLLTNKVDVLVASLAVTPERAKQVQFSRPYSAATIVLYGDKKTTIKVPADLKNVRVAVARASTQDTALTAIAPEGTEIRRFDDDASAMQALMSGQVDAIGCSTTVAAQIAQRMGDAYENKLVLKQQFMAVAMRQAQPELEKSMNDFVARNTANGELNKLYKKWLKSDLPALPAN; encoded by the coding sequence ATGACCCGCCTCAACCGCCGCCACCTCATCGCCACCACCGCTGCCATCGCCTGCAGCACCCTGCTCGCCGCCTGGGCGCCTGCTGCCTCTGCGCAGACCGTGGACGAGATCAAAAAAAAGGGGTCGATCACCGTCGGCCTGCTGGTCGACTTCCCGCCCTACGGCACTGTGGATGCCTCCAACAAGCCCGATGGCTACGACGCCGATGTGGCCCGCCTGCTGGCCAAAGATCTGGGGGTCACGCTGAACCTGGTGCCCGTGACCGGCCCGAACCGCATCCCCTTCTTGCTGACCAACAAGGTGGATGTGCTGGTGGCTTCGCTGGCGGTGACGCCAGAGCGCGCCAAACAGGTGCAGTTCTCGCGCCCCTATTCGGCAGCGACCATCGTGCTCTACGGCGACAAAAAAACCACCATCAAGGTGCCCGCTGATCTGAAGAATGTGCGTGTGGCCGTGGCCCGGGCCAGCACCCAGGACACCGCCTTGACCGCCATCGCGCCCGAAGGCACGGAAATCCGCCGCTTCGATGACGACGCGTCGGCCATGCAGGCCCTGATGTCGGGTCAGGTGGACGCCATTGGCTGCTCCACCACCGTGGCCGCCCAGATCGCCCAGCGCATGGGCGACGCTTATGAAAACAAGCTCGTGCTCAAGCAGCAGTTCATGGCTGTGGCCATGCGCCAGGCGCAGCCCGAGCTGGAGAAGTCCATGAACGACTTCGTGGCCCGCAACACCGCCAACGGCGAGTTGAACAAGCTCTACAAAAAGTGGCTGAAGTCAGACCTGCCAGCCCTGCCCGCCAACTGA
- a CDS encoding MBL fold metallo-hydrolase, whose amino-acid sequence MKSFGQRATGVRLERMRASPLWRDGGFRNLHPIEAGLRDPSVPMPSVKDFLWGGERRTPEVPLPSFDPREAWSRNAISGLRATWLGHSTVLLEMDGCRVLTDPVWGTRASPFRLLGPKRFQPVPLRLRDVPDVDVVVISHDHYDHLDYPTIRALAGQSRVPFVTSLGVGAHLQAWGVAPERITELDWWESHRVPGTGLTVTAAPSQHFSGRGLKDRNATLWSSMVMRTDRHSVFFSGDTGLTAEYALIRERLGPFDLVMLEVGAFHPAWGDIHLGPLNALKAHQLLGGGAFLPVHWGTFSLAMHAWDEPANTLLANAPSRDALVMPRLGEAVEPKEQRSAKAWWRQGGSEEAHPAEVEKPKEPTQTMAVQERDLPWPLD is encoded by the coding sequence ATGAAATCATTTGGTCAACGCGCCACAGGCGTTCGCTTGGAGCGCATGCGCGCTTCTCCCCTCTGGCGGGACGGCGGTTTTCGCAATCTGCACCCCATTGAAGCCGGTCTGCGCGACCCATCGGTGCCCATGCCGTCGGTGAAGGACTTCCTGTGGGGTGGCGAGCGTCGAACGCCTGAGGTCCCCTTGCCCTCGTTCGATCCCCGCGAGGCCTGGAGCCGCAACGCCATCAGCGGTCTGCGCGCCACCTGGCTGGGGCATTCCACCGTGTTGCTGGAAATGGACGGATGCCGGGTGCTGACCGATCCCGTCTGGGGAACCCGCGCTTCACCTTTTCGCTTGCTGGGGCCCAAGCGCTTCCAGCCGGTTCCCTTGCGGCTGCGGGATGTGCCCGATGTCGATGTGGTGGTGATTTCGCACGACCATTACGACCATCTCGATTACCCCACCATCCGGGCGCTGGCGGGCCAGAGTCGGGTTCCGTTCGTGACCTCGCTGGGGGTGGGCGCGCATTTGCAGGCCTGGGGTGTGGCACCCGAGCGCATCACCGAGCTGGATTGGTGGGAGTCTCACCGCGTCCCAGGCACGGGGTTGACGGTGACCGCGGCACCTTCGCAGCATTTTTCAGGCCGTGGACTCAAAGACCGCAATGCCACCCTCTGGTCGTCCATGGTCATGCGCACCGATCGCCACAGCGTATTTTTCAGTGGCGACACGGGGTTGACGGCCGAGTACGCGTTGATCCGCGAGCGCTTGGGACCGTTTGATCTGGTGATGCTGGAGGTGGGTGCGTTTCACCCCGCGTGGGGCGATATCCACCTCGGTCCGCTCAACGCCCTTAAAGCGCACCAGCTTCTGGGCGGCGGTGCTTTTCTGCCTGTGCATTGGGGAACCTTCAGCCTGGCCATGCACGCCTGGGACGAGCCGGCCAATACCCTGTTGGCCAACGCGCCTTCGCGTGATGCCCTCGTGATGCCCCGGCTGGGTGAAGCGGTGGAGCCGAAGGAGCAACGGTCTGCGAAGGCCTGGTGGCGCCAGGGCGGATCAGAGGAAGCGCATCCTGCCGAAGTGGAAAAACCCAAGGAGCCGACCCAGACCATGGCCGTGCAGGAGCGGGATTTGCCCTGGCCACTGGATTGA
- a CDS encoding DUF2237 domain-containing protein, with amino-acid sequence MNALNVLGTPLMACSFDPLTGYFRDGCCNTDHNDLGTHVVCVRLTAEFLVFSRERGNDLSTPRPEFRFVGLRPGDRWCLCALRWREALQAGVAPPVNLSATHAHALELLEIDDLKAHAF; translated from the coding sequence ATGAATGCGCTTAACGTTCTGGGCACGCCATTGATGGCCTGCTCATTTGATCCGCTGACCGGCTATTTCCGGGACGGCTGCTGCAACACCGACCACAACGATCTGGGCACCCATGTGGTGTGCGTGCGGTTGACCGCCGAGTTCCTGGTGTTCTCCCGCGAGCGGGGCAACGACCTCAGCACGCCCCGCCCTGAGTTTCGGTTTGTCGGCTTGCGCCCGGGCGATCGCTGGTGCCTGTGTGCTTTGCGCTGGCGGGAAGCGCTGCAGGCCGGGGTGGCGCCGCCGGTCAACCTGAGTGCGACCCATGCGCATGCGCTGGAACTGCTCGAAATAGACGACTTGAAGGCGCACGCTTTTTAG
- a CDS encoding TIM barrel protein — translation MTPILISLSSFGATEVRRHGQLRFAQLAHQAGADGVEVRGELLLNGVAELSALAQALPAMIRVYSSPEGLWAPDGQLDAEALKRGLMGAQALGSARLKMSIGGYRPGQSASLARVSQLLDGSGVELVIENDQTATAGTQDALAAFFAAVDAHGHPIGMTFDIGNWHWAGECPLLAAAEFGLRVCYVHCKGVQRDLRRWTAVPLAESAAPWRAVLRRLPVNQPWAIEYPLVGSDLLLVTRTELAQLRDVARSMA, via the coding sequence ATGACGCCCATTCTGATTTCCTTGTCTTCCTTCGGCGCGACCGAGGTGCGTCGGCATGGCCAATTGCGGTTTGCGCAGCTGGCGCATCAGGCGGGCGCCGATGGCGTAGAGGTGCGCGGTGAGTTGCTGCTGAACGGCGTGGCCGAGCTGTCGGCGCTGGCCCAGGCACTGCCCGCCATGATCCGTGTCTATTCCAGTCCCGAAGGGCTCTGGGCCCCGGATGGCCAGCTGGACGCTGAAGCGCTGAAGCGAGGCCTGATGGGCGCCCAAGCATTGGGATCCGCGCGGTTGAAGATGTCCATCGGCGGATACCGCCCCGGCCAATCCGCCAGTCTGGCCCGCGTGAGCCAGTTGCTGGACGGATCGGGCGTGGAGCTGGTGATCGAAAACGACCAGACGGCAACCGCCGGAACCCAGGATGCACTGGCTGCCTTTTTCGCCGCGGTGGACGCTCATGGCCATCCCATCGGCATGACCTTTGACATCGGCAACTGGCATTGGGCCGGTGAATGCCCCCTGTTGGCCGCCGCTGAATTTGGGCTTCGGGTCTGCTACGTGCATTGCAAGGGCGTGCAACGAGATCTCCGGCGCTGGACGGCCGTGCCCCTGGCGGAATCGGCCGCGCCATGGCGCGCCGTCCTGCGCCGACTGCCCGTGAACCAGCCGTGGGCGATCGAATACCCGCTGGTGGGGAGCGACTTGTTGTTGGTGACCCGAACTGAATTGGCACAACTGCGCGACGTCGCAAGGAGCATGGCATGA
- a CDS encoding NAD(P)-dependent alcohol dehydrogenase: MSRMMKAAIFIEPGRIELADKPIPDVGPNDALVRITTTTICGTDVHILKGEYPVAKGLTVGHEPVGVIEKLGSAVVGYTEGQRVIAGAICPNFNSYAAQDGVPSQDGSYLVPQGLCGCHGYKATAGWRFGNLIDGTQAEYVLVPDAQANLAPIPDGLTDEQVLMCPDIMSTGFRGAENANIRIGDTVVVFAQGPIGLCATAGARLMGASTIITVDGNDHRLGISKQLGADITLNHNTCDVVDEIMKLTGGRGADASIEALGLQSTFASALRVLKPGGTLSSLGVYSEDLTIPLSAFAAGLGDHKINTALCPGGKERMRRLMNVLASGRLDLGVMVTHHYALDDIAKAYDLFAHQRDGVLKVAIKPG; this comes from the coding sequence ATGTCCAGGATGATGAAGGCAGCCATCTTTATTGAACCCGGTCGAATCGAACTGGCCGACAAGCCCATCCCCGACGTGGGCCCCAACGACGCACTGGTGCGGATCACCACCACAACGATCTGCGGCACCGATGTGCACATCCTCAAGGGCGAATACCCGGTCGCCAAGGGTTTGACAGTGGGCCACGAACCGGTGGGCGTGATCGAGAAACTGGGCAGCGCTGTGGTGGGCTACACCGAGGGCCAGCGTGTGATCGCCGGCGCGATCTGCCCCAACTTCAACTCGTATGCGGCGCAAGACGGCGTGCCGTCCCAGGACGGCAGCTACCTGGTCCCGCAAGGCCTGTGCGGTTGCCACGGTTACAAGGCCACAGCCGGGTGGCGTTTTGGCAACCTGATCGACGGCACCCAGGCGGAATATGTGCTGGTGCCCGACGCGCAGGCCAACCTCGCCCCCATCCCCGACGGACTGACCGACGAGCAAGTGCTGATGTGCCCCGACATCATGTCGACCGGCTTCAGGGGCGCCGAAAACGCCAACATCCGCATCGGCGACACCGTGGTGGTGTTTGCGCAAGGGCCGATCGGCTTGTGCGCCACAGCGGGCGCGCGGCTCATGGGTGCCTCGACCATCATCACGGTTGACGGCAACGACCACCGCCTGGGCATCTCCAAACAGCTGGGCGCGGACATCACGCTCAACCACAACACCTGCGACGTGGTCGACGAAATCATGAAGCTCACGGGCGGCCGGGGTGCAGATGCCTCGATTGAAGCGCTGGGCCTGCAAAGCACCTTTGCATCGGCGCTGCGGGTGCTCAAGCCGGGCGGCACGCTGTCCAGCCTGGGCGTGTATTCGGAAGACCTGACGATCCCCCTGTCGGCCTTTGCCGCGGGGTTGGGCGACCACAAGATCAACACGGCGCTCTGCCCTGGGGGCAAGGAACGCATGCGCCGCCTGATGAACGTGCTGGCATCGGGTCGGCTCGATCTGGGTGTAATGGTCACACACCACTACGCCCTGGATGATATTGCGAAGGCCTACGACCTGTTCGCCCACCAGCGCGACGGCGTGTTGAAAGTCGCCATCAAACCCGGCTGA
- a CDS encoding LacI family DNA-binding transcriptional regulator, with translation MKILPPTPEKHEVRVTIDDVARLAGVSKATVSRFLNHRTTRLSPEIAMRVEKAVAELSYMPSPMAQALKRGRSRLLGLVVADITNPFSVAVLRGAEKAAQQAGYLVMLFNLGNASEREREGIEALASYQVEGFILNTLGADPSVASALARHRKPAVLVDRKLTGLQADFVSLDNADAVRQAVTHLLDNGWRELLYVTEPVVGVSPRIEREAAFRDVVAGRKKEVGARVIEAAEDDDAALDQALRDLMQRGGQRPKAVLASNARTSLRVASAVARLGWALGHEIGFVGIDETEWAPLIGPGLTTIEQPTEEIGRIAVSCLLERIQGQDLEPRQVLLTGRLKPRGSSQPTPS, from the coding sequence ATGAAAATACTGCCCCCGACGCCTGAAAAGCACGAAGTTCGCGTCACGATCGACGACGTTGCCCGATTGGCCGGCGTGTCCAAAGCGACCGTCTCGCGTTTTCTCAACCACCGCACCACGCGCTTGTCGCCCGAGATCGCCATGCGGGTGGAGAAGGCTGTTGCCGAGCTGTCTTACATGCCAAGCCCCATGGCCCAGGCGCTCAAACGGGGGCGCTCCCGGCTGCTGGGGTTGGTGGTGGCGGACATCACCAATCCGTTTTCAGTGGCAGTGTTGCGCGGAGCGGAGAAGGCCGCGCAACAGGCGGGCTACCTGGTGATGTTGTTCAATCTGGGCAATGCCAGCGAGCGCGAGCGCGAGGGCATCGAGGCGTTGGCCTCGTACCAGGTCGAGGGGTTCATCCTGAACACGCTGGGCGCAGACCCCTCGGTCGCCAGCGCACTGGCACGCCACCGCAAACCGGCCGTGCTGGTGGACCGCAAGCTGACGGGTTTGCAGGCCGATTTCGTGTCCTTGGACAACGCGGATGCCGTGCGCCAGGCGGTCACCCACCTGCTGGACAACGGGTGGCGGGAGCTGCTCTACGTGACCGAGCCTGTGGTGGGCGTGAGCCCAAGGATCGAGCGCGAGGCGGCTTTCCGGGACGTGGTGGCAGGGCGGAAAAAAGAGGTGGGTGCCCGTGTGATCGAGGCCGCCGAAGACGACGACGCCGCTCTGGATCAGGCCTTGCGTGATTTGATGCAGCGCGGGGGCCAGCGGCCCAAAGCCGTGCTGGCCAGCAACGCCCGAACCTCGTTGCGCGTGGCTTCGGCTGTGGCCCGCCTGGGGTGGGCGCTGGGTCATGAAATCGGTTTTGTGGGTATCGATGAAACCGAGTGGGCGCCCTTGATCGGCCCCGGCCTGACCACGATCGAGCAACCCACCGAAGAGATTGGCCGGATCGCCGTGAGTTGTCTGCTTGAGCGCATCCAGGGCCAGGATCTGGAGCCCAGGCAAGTGCTGCTGACCGGTCGCCTGAAGCCACGCGGGTCTTCGCAGCCCACTCCGTCTTGA
- a CDS encoding dicarboxylate/amino acid:cation symporter: MFSLPITTQPSIGRLAARLSGLVRARLWLQVLVAMAIGVGLGMAIGPTGGWLAPDMALLVSNWLAMPGYLFLAMVQMIVIPLVVASIILGMTSSRDLQQLRSMGLRTGLFFLFTTVVAALLGLGMALVVQPGDYLQVAQLPASAATQAAAQAPSLATLPTQLVRIVPTNPLQASVEQNMLQVVVFSIFVGVALVTMERKLAQPLLDLLGAVQEVSMVVVRWAMYLVPAAVLGLMTQLTARMGLDALLGMGVYVATVLGALLLAFAFLMGVYALGRRRSPWAFLRGCRDVLLLAFSTSSSAAVMPLTIRTAEEALGVRPGVSRFVIPLGTTINMAGTALYQVIATLFLAQVYQVDVGLSGLLLVVVLAVGASIGSPGTPGVGIVILAMMLGTVGIPAEGIALIIGVDRILDMSRTTLNVAGDLVAASVIDESMGVVAPEATTLPGETAPLG, encoded by the coding sequence TTGTTTTCATTGCCCATCACCACCCAACCCTCCATCGGTCGCCTCGCCGCCCGCCTCAGCGGCCTGGTGCGCGCGCGGTTGTGGCTGCAGGTGCTGGTGGCCATGGCGATCGGGGTTGGGCTGGGCATGGCCATCGGCCCCACCGGCGGCTGGCTGGCGCCTGACATGGCCCTGCTGGTGAGCAATTGGCTGGCCATGCCGGGCTACCTGTTTCTCGCGATGGTGCAGATGATCGTCATTCCATTGGTGGTGGCTTCCATCATTCTGGGCATGACCAGCTCGCGCGACCTGCAGCAACTGCGCAGCATGGGCTTGCGAACCGGTCTGTTTTTCCTGTTCACCACCGTGGTCGCCGCATTGCTGGGTCTGGGGATGGCATTGGTTGTGCAGCCGGGCGACTACCTGCAAGTGGCCCAGTTGCCAGCCTCGGCCGCCACCCAGGCCGCAGCCCAAGCGCCCTCGCTGGCCACCTTGCCCACGCAGCTGGTGCGCATCGTGCCCACCAATCCGCTGCAGGCCAGTGTGGAGCAGAACATGCTGCAGGTCGTGGTCTTTTCGATCTTTGTGGGGGTGGCGCTGGTCACGATGGAGCGAAAACTGGCCCAGCCGCTGCTGGATTTGCTGGGTGCTGTGCAGGAAGTGAGCATGGTGGTGGTGCGTTGGGCCATGTACCTGGTGCCTGCGGCGGTGCTGGGCCTGATGACGCAACTCACCGCCCGCATGGGCCTGGATGCGCTGCTCGGCATGGGTGTGTATGTGGCCACGGTGCTGGGCGCGTTGCTGCTGGCTTTTGCGTTCCTGATGGGGGTGTATGCCCTGGGGCGGCGCCGTTCGCCCTGGGCGTTTCTGCGCGGCTGCCGCGATGTGTTGCTGCTGGCGTTTTCCACCTCCAGCTCGGCTGCGGTGATGCCGCTCACCATCCGCACCGCTGAAGAGGCCCTGGGCGTGCGGCCTGGGGTATCGCGGTTTGTGATCCCGTTGGGGACCACCATCAACATGGCGGGTACAGCGCTGTACCAAGTGATCGCCACCCTGTTTCTGGCCCAGGTTTACCAGGTGGACGTGGGTCTCTCGGGTCTGCTGCTGGTGGTCGTGCTGGCGGTGGGTGCGTCGATTGGTTCTCCTGGCACGCCAGGCGTTGGCATTGTCATTCTGGCCATGATGCTGGGCACGGTGGGGATACCGGCCGAAGGGATCGCCCTCATCATTGGCGTCGACCGCATTCTGGACATGAGCCGCACCACGCTCAATGTGGCAGGGGACCTGGTGGCGGCCAGTGTGATCGATGAAAGCATGGGTGTGGTTGCTCCCGAGGCAACGACGCTGCCCGGAGAGACCGCGCCACTGGGCTGA
- a CDS encoding pyridoxamine 5'-phosphate oxidase family protein: MSTTEHPDHDLPHCLWRELDHAVTQRGHAWRTPVLATTDTLGMPQARTVVLRAVDAGALQLRIYTDRRSAKVAELQGQAMASLVFWSSELQWQLRVSARFEVMTQGDEVNSAWERVRQTASAADYLTPASPGSERPAVAPGEGRAGTPHHLAVLMAQVESMDWLALSRAGHQRARWQGGQLSWLVP; this comes from the coding sequence ATGTCCACCACAGAACACCCCGACCACGACCTGCCCCACTGCCTCTGGCGTGAGCTCGACCACGCCGTGACCCAACGCGGCCACGCTTGGCGCACGCCGGTGCTCGCCACGACCGACACGCTGGGCATGCCACAAGCACGCACGGTGGTTTTGCGTGCGGTCGATGCAGGCGCTTTGCAGCTGCGCATCTACACCGATCGCCGCTCGGCCAAGGTCGCAGAGCTCCAGGGCCAGGCCATGGCCTCGCTGGTCTTCTGGAGCAGCGAACTGCAATGGCAACTGCGGGTGAGCGCCCGCTTCGAAGTGATGACACAAGGCGATGAAGTGAACTCGGCCTGGGAGCGGGTTCGACAAACAGCGTCTGCCGCGGACTACCTCACACCGGCCTCGCCAGGCAGCGAACGTCCGGCCGTTGCGCCGGGCGAAGGGCGCGCGGGTACGCCCCATCACCTGGCCGTCTTGATGGCCCAGGTTGAATCGATGGACTGGCTGGCGCTTTCGCGCGCAGGCCACCAGCGGGCCCGGTGGCAAGGGGGGCAACTGAGCTGGCTGGTGCCTTGA
- a CDS encoding cytochrome b/b6 domain-containing protein, translating to MPKTSSIRYDTLSIAFHWVTAIAVLAAFILGPGGFGRLLHQGIDPGTQLDILWHESLGILIFAMTALRLLWTAVRPTAPQVAMSSRLRLVSQLVHLLLWTLLLITPITALLTLGSEGAPLTLLGGLRVEKLGLVADSFLAPLADWGDVHSLLGDAIIWLAGLHAVAAVFHHLKLKDGVLVTMVPWIKAPK from the coding sequence ATGCCAAAGACCTCATCCATCCGTTACGACACGCTCAGCATCGCCTTTCATTGGGTCACAGCCATTGCCGTGCTCGCCGCGTTTATCTTGGGCCCAGGGGGATTCGGTCGCCTGTTGCACCAGGGCATTGATCCCGGTACCCAGCTTGATATCCTCTGGCACGAGTCGCTGGGCATCCTGATTTTTGCGATGACGGCGCTGCGGCTGCTGTGGACCGCGGTGCGACCCACTGCGCCACAGGTGGCGATGTCGAGTCGGCTGCGGCTGGTGAGCCAGCTTGTGCACCTGCTGCTCTGGACCTTGTTGTTGATCACCCCCATCACCGCTCTTCTGACGTTGGGCAGCGAGGGCGCTCCATTGACGTTGCTGGGCGGCCTGCGGGTCGAGAAGCTGGGCTTGGTAGCGGATTCTTTTCTGGCTCCGCTGGCCGATTGGGGCGATGTGCACAGCCTGCTCGGCGACGCGATCATCTGGCTGGCGGGTCTGCATGCAGTGGCTGCGGTTTTTCACCACCTGAAGCTCAAGGATGGTGTTCTGGTCACGATGGTGCCCTGGATCAAGGCGCCTAAGTAG
- a CDS encoding amino acid ABC transporter ATP-binding protein, which yields MSTEPIIRIEKVDKWYGQFQVLTGIDLTVAQGERIVICGPSGSGKSTLIRCINHLEKFQAGRIVVDGIDLTGHQRHNIEAVRREVGMVFQQFNLFPHLTVLENCMLAPMHTRSVGEADAKATAMKYLERVRIPDQALKYPSQLSGGQQQRVAIARALCMNPKVMLFDEPTSALDPEMVKEVLDTMIGLAEDGMTMLCVTHEMGFARSVADRVIFMADGRILEEAPPEAFFSRPSHPKLQAFLGQILSSHEHTAPA from the coding sequence ATGAGCACCGAGCCCATCATCCGCATTGAAAAGGTCGACAAATGGTACGGCCAGTTCCAGGTGCTGACCGGCATTGACCTGACCGTGGCCCAGGGTGAGCGCATCGTGATCTGCGGGCCTTCGGGCTCGGGCAAGTCCACCTTGATACGCTGCATCAACCACCTGGAAAAATTTCAGGCAGGCCGGATCGTGGTCGATGGCATCGACCTCACCGGACACCAGCGCCACAACATCGAAGCGGTGCGCCGCGAGGTGGGCATGGTATTTCAGCAGTTCAACCTGTTCCCCCACCTCACGGTGCTGGAGAACTGCATGCTCGCGCCGATGCACACGCGCTCGGTGGGCGAGGCTGATGCCAAAGCGACGGCCATGAAGTACCTGGAACGGGTGCGCATTCCTGACCAGGCGTTGAAGTACCCCAGCCAGCTGTCCGGTGGCCAGCAGCAGCGCGTGGCGATCGCCCGAGCACTGTGCATGAACCCCAAAGTGATGTTGTTTGACGAGCCCACGTCGGCACTGGATCCGGAGATGGTCAAAGAGGTGCTGGACACCATGATCGGACTGGCCGAAGACGGCATGACGATGTTGTGTGTCACCCATGAAATGGGTTTTGCGCGCAGCGTGGCCGACCGGGTGATCTTCATGGCCGATGGCCGCATCCTCGAAGAGGCACCACCAGAAGCCTTCTTCTCCCGACCGTCCCACCCCAAGCTCCAGGCTTTTCTTGGGCAGATCCTGAGTTCGCACGAGCACACCGCGCCTGCCTGA
- a CDS encoding amino acid ABC transporter permease, which translates to MRTFGFQDVWFIVQAAQWTIGLSLIAFIGGAAGGLIVALARTSERPTPQYLATAFIQVFQGTPLLMQLFLVFFGAPVLGFDVSAWVAAGVALVLNTSAFLGEIWRGSIQAVPRGQWEAADALGLNYLSRMRLVVLPQAWKIALPPTVGYMVQVIKGTSLAAIIGFAEITRAGQIINNATFQPLIVFSVVGAVYFALCWPLSFWAGRIEKRSAALQAR; encoded by the coding sequence ATGCGTACCTTCGGTTTTCAAGACGTCTGGTTCATCGTGCAAGCCGCACAGTGGACGATTGGCCTGTCGCTCATCGCCTTCATCGGCGGCGCCGCAGGCGGTCTCATCGTGGCCCTGGCCCGTACGTCAGAGCGCCCCACACCCCAATACCTGGCCACCGCCTTCATCCAGGTCTTCCAGGGCACGCCCTTGCTGATGCAGCTGTTTCTGGTGTTTTTCGGTGCCCCGGTGCTGGGGTTTGACGTCAGCGCCTGGGTGGCGGCGGGCGTGGCCCTGGTGTTGAACACCAGCGCCTTCCTCGGTGAAATCTGGCGCGGCTCGATCCAGGCTGTTCCGCGCGGCCAGTGGGAGGCCGCCGACGCGCTGGGCCTGAACTACCTTTCCCGCATGCGCCTGGTGGTCCTGCCGCAGGCCTGGAAGATCGCGCTTCCGCCCACGGTGGGCTACATGGTCCAGGTCATCAAAGGCACCTCGCTGGCCGCCATCATCGGCTTCGCCGAGATCACGCGGGCGGGCCAGATCATCAATAACGCTACCTTCCAGCCGCTGATCGTGTTCAGCGTGGTCGGAGCCGTCTATTTCGCGCTGTGCTGGCCTTTGTCCTTCTGGGCCGGACGCATCGAGAAACGCAGCGCGGCCTTGCAGGCGCGTTGA